A stretch of DNA from Pseudomonadota bacterium:
CGCACCCTGCTGCCGCCCACAAGCGTTACCGTCACGTCCCGTCGACCTCCTTGCCGCAGCAGCCCTCCCTGCCGCGCTGCCACCGACACCTCCCTCTCGAACGACGGGTCGGAAACGGTATCTTGCAAAACGCATGCCGTGATCCCGTCGCTGAGCTGCCGACACCGCTTCGCCACGTCCAGTTCCATTTCCCGGAACTCCACAGGCGTGCGTGCCTTGGACCAGACACTGAGATGGGCCTCGACCAGTTCACCAAAAGCCGCTATTTGTTGCTGGATCTGCTCACGCAGGTTGTTCGACACGGAACTCTCCTCGGTCATGCAACCCAAGGAGAGCCTTCCGTGTCGTTCTTGTCGATCCCCCCCTCAAGAACGATCCAATTTCAACTACTTACGCCACCCCGATTGGCCCCAAATCGGGATCGCGCCCACCACAGGCGAAAATCATGCGCGTCGTTAGTGTTCCAGCGTTTCGACAACGCGGCGACGGCTGTGACGAACTCACCGACTCCTTCGACGACGGTCCACTCAAAGTCGCTCGAGCTTTCCGGGACCATGGCTGCTAATAACAGACAAGCGGGCCAGCCACAATCAGCGAATTGCGCATTGTCATGACTCGAACGTGTTTCGTCCGGCCCCTGCTGAATCGTGAGTGCACGGCTTCGATTTGAGTGGAACCGTGGAGTACTCGTGGCACGCTACGTGCGAGCGTTCCAGTCAAAGAAAAGCTCGAGTATGCGCCAATACTCGGGACTTCGATGCTCGCCAGACGGTGGAGGGAAGGTGTCCCGAAGCGGCTTCGTTGACCATCCGGTGATCGCGCTCCAAATGGCGGCGCCGTCCTGACCGCCGCGATCAAGAGCGTCCTTGGTCTGCTGTGGCGAACGCGGATCAACCAGAAATACTGTGAGCTCGTGATCTCTCGCGCCCGTCGCGATTATCTGGTTGATATGCGGATCGCCGAACCCATATCCACACACCATGAGCTTGAGCCCACCGCTGCAGCAAACCTGCCTGAAGATGTCGAGGTACACTTGCAGCACAGGAAACGTCCCGATAGTGTCTTCCTTCATTCCGCCGACTACAAGAGCGGGCCGGTCGGCGCTGCGCCACTCGTAGGAACCATGGAGCTTGATGTAGTTCAGGTTGCCACGCAGGGTCATGCTCGGCGTGTTCGGTACTTGCCGCGTTTCACGCAGGTGTCGGTCGTTGTCAGGTCGGAAATCGTCACGCCCCAACTCGCTGGGCGACGTGCGCGGCGCCACCCCCGGTGTGACGGGTTGATGGTACATGTGCCCATCGACAGCGATCCGTTCGACGAGCAGGTCTTGGTTGAGCGTGAAAATATACCCCGTGTCTGACTCCTGGCATAGTTTTGGGGGCGTGCTTGGACCTTGCGCAAACAGGCTGAGCATCTCTTGGATCATAGATTCGTTCAGCCGCGAAGGCGTTCGCTGCGCGTTGATGGTGCGCTCCTGTTCCATGAAGATCGAAACGATGTCCCTTTCGAGCTGTGCCACTTCCTCCGCGCTCACGGCTCCATCCGGGATGGCATGGCGGGCCTCGGTCAATGCATCCTCGAAGCTTCCCAGGTGCTTTCTGAAAATCCCTCTCAGCGCTGGGTTTCCGTTCACGACCGGCGTGCTGTCGAGTAGCGGCCATAGCTCGGTGGCGAGGTGGCCGCCCCAGTTCTTGGTGAAGCCCGCGCCGGTGAGGAGCGATCGTCGTGGCAACTGGCCCAGGTCGAAGGACTGCACACACCAGATTCTACGGCGTCAAGGGGCGCGCTCAAAGCGCGTACCGAGGACTGAGGTATCCGGGGATGAGGTATCCGGGGACACCCATCGCGGATGAGGTATCCGGGGACACCCATCGCGCGGGCTGGCATCCGCCACGCTCCGGATCATGCTGTCGGGTGGGGTGTCTCAGATAGATCCTGTCCCAGATAGATCGCAGAGA
This window harbors:
- a CDS encoding SIR2 family protein; this translates as MQSFDLGQLPRRSLLTGAGFTKNWGGHLATELWPLLDSTPVVNGNPALRGIFRKHLGSFEDALTEARHAIPDGAVSAEEVAQLERDIVSIFMEQERTINAQRTPSRLNESMIQEMLSLFAQGPSTPPKLCQESDTGYIFTLNQDLLVERIAVDGHMYHQPVTPGVAPRTSPSELGRDDFRPDNDRHLRETRQVPNTPSMTLRGNLNYIKLHGSYEWRSADRPALVVGGMKEDTIGTFPVLQVYLDIFRQVCCSGGLKLMVCGYGFGDPHINQIIATGARDHELTVFLVDPRSPQQTKDALDRGGQDGAAIWSAITGWSTKPLRDTFPPPSGEHRSPEYWRILELFFDWNART